A single region of the Variovorax paradoxus genome encodes:
- a CDS encoding AMP-binding protein, which produces METTAMARELSELPPRPQQPLHEYLRAHARERGDSAACIWYGHAMTWAQLDLASDAFAARLQAIGVKKGEPVVLFLNNCPQYLVAHFGIQKIGAIVCPSGPLNKEHELAYQVNDLKARVIVAAAPLLPVVRKVQPGSALEHVFAVHYADLLPAEPTLDLPAELLAERGSARSVPEGCEDFLSVMQSGAVPQPVSIGLDDVALMTYTSGTTGLPKGAMLTYGNALFKTRAAADCNGVTNGDVLLSIAPLYHIAGMLMGVNVPVLSGAASVLLHRFDPRAALQAIAQHKVSWWYSIAPMNVACMQVPDIASFDLSSLKRNPVTSFGITFTEPLAAQWRSHAPNCTSFEAAYGLSETHTCDTYTPHHSPRWGTQGIAVPGVTIRIVDPDTQADVPTGEVGEIVLTSPGCFKGYWNKPEATAATLRGKWVHTGDMGKLDADGYLTFIGRFKEMIKVSGYSVFPEEVETILIKHPAVAQAAVIAQPDAEKGEVVKAFIVRKPGATLDADALIAWSRDNMASYKAPRAVSFIDALPTTGAGKVLRRLLKDKA; this is translated from the coding sequence ATGGAGACAACCGCAATGGCTCGCGAGTTGAGCGAGCTTCCGCCCCGTCCACAGCAACCGCTGCACGAATACCTGCGTGCCCATGCGCGCGAGCGCGGCGACAGCGCGGCATGCATCTGGTACGGCCATGCCATGACGTGGGCGCAACTCGACCTTGCGAGCGATGCCTTTGCGGCCCGGCTGCAAGCCATCGGCGTGAAAAAGGGAGAGCCGGTGGTGCTCTTTCTCAACAACTGCCCGCAGTACCTGGTCGCGCACTTCGGCATCCAGAAGATCGGCGCCATCGTCTGCCCCAGCGGTCCGCTCAACAAGGAGCACGAACTGGCCTACCAGGTCAATGACCTCAAGGCTCGCGTGATCGTCGCCGCCGCGCCGCTCTTGCCGGTCGTGCGCAAGGTGCAGCCTGGGAGCGCGCTCGAACATGTGTTCGCGGTGCATTACGCCGACCTGCTGCCTGCCGAGCCCACGCTCGACCTGCCCGCCGAGTTGCTTGCCGAACGCGGTTCCGCTCGCAGCGTGCCTGAAGGGTGCGAAGACTTTCTTTCCGTGATGCAAAGCGGCGCTGTGCCGCAACCCGTGAGCATCGGCCTGGACGATGTGGCGCTGATGACCTACACCTCGGGCACCACCGGCCTGCCGAAGGGCGCGATGCTCACCTACGGCAACGCGCTTTTCAAGACCCGCGCCGCGGCCGATTGCAACGGCGTGACCAATGGCGACGTGCTGCTTTCCATCGCGCCGCTCTATCACATCGCCGGCATGCTGATGGGCGTGAACGTGCCGGTGCTCAGCGGCGCCGCATCGGTGCTGCTGCATCGCTTCGATCCGCGCGCCGCGCTGCAAGCCATTGCGCAGCACAAGGTGAGCTGGTGGTACAGCATTGCGCCGATGAACGTGGCCTGCATGCAGGTGCCCGACATCGCGAGCTTCGATCTCTCGAGCCTGAAGCGCAATCCGGTGACCAGCTTCGGCATTACCTTTACCGAACCGCTGGCGGCGCAGTGGCGCTCGCATGCGCCCAATTGCACATCGTTCGAGGCCGCCTACGGGCTCAGCGAAACCCACACCTGCGACACCTACACGCCGCACCATTCGCCCCGGTGGGGCACACAAGGCATTGCAGTGCCCGGCGTGACCATTCGCATCGTCGACCCCGACACGCAAGCCGACGTTCCCACCGGCGAGGTTGGCGAGATCGTGCTGACCAGCCCCGGCTGCTTCAAGGGCTACTGGAACAAGCCCGAAGCCACTGCGGCCACGCTGCGCGGCAAATGGGTGCACACCGGCGACATGGGCAAGCTCGACGCGGATGGGTACCTCACCTTCATCGGCCGGTTCAAGGAAATGATCAAGGTCTCGGGCTACAGCGTGTTTCCTGAAGAGGTCGAGACCATTCTCATCAAGCATCCCGCGGTGGCACAGGCCGCGGTCATCGCCCAGCCGGATGCGGAGAAGGGCGAGGTGGTCAAGGCCTTCATCGTGCGCAAGCCCGGTGCCACGCTCGATGCCGACGCGCTCATTGCATGGTCGCGAGACAACATGGCGAGCTACAAGGCGCCGCGTGCCGTGAGCTTCATCGACGCGTTGCCGACCACTGGTGCGGGCAAGGTGCTTCGGCGCCTGCTGAAAGACAAAGCCTGA
- a CDS encoding TetR/AcrR family transcriptional regulator has translation MGITSATRHKPSGNADASASATAQPHLPQGTGRQRAATQGTDLQRERILQAAAQLFAAQGYANTTMAQIVRALGVTKPFVYYYFRDKQEIFETLSWRPAVDCFTALDFAASDPRRASEKVIEGIERLIRATIAHHPCAFFPYREPQVYRPEYIAAQKKLAHHFYDLLCPLLEQARRDGDLDFTETRITALAACSLPGFLFSWYRPDGRLSADEVVAELTKLASRVIGLRAKEPH, from the coding sequence ATGGGTATAACTTCGGCGACACGGCACAAACCCTCTGGCAACGCCGATGCGTCGGCATCCGCCACGGCACAGCCGCACCTGCCCCAGGGCACCGGGCGCCAGCGCGCCGCCACGCAAGGCACCGATCTTCAGCGCGAGCGCATTCTTCAGGCGGCAGCGCAGCTCTTTGCGGCGCAGGGCTATGCCAACACCACCATGGCGCAGATCGTTCGCGCGCTAGGCGTGACCAAGCCATTCGTGTACTACTACTTTCGCGACAAGCAGGAGATCTTCGAAACGCTTTCCTGGCGGCCCGCGGTCGACTGCTTCACCGCGCTCGACTTTGCGGCCAGCGATCCGCGCCGCGCGAGCGAAAAGGTAATCGAAGGCATCGAGCGGCTGATTCGCGCGACCATTGCACATCACCCCTGCGCGTTTTTTCCGTACCGCGAGCCGCAGGTGTACCGGCCCGAATACATTGCCGCGCAAAAAAAGCTCGCGCACCACTTCTACGACCTGCTGTGCCCGCTGCTCGAACAAGCGCGCCGCGACGGCGACCTGGACTTCACCGAAACCAGGATCACCGCGCTGGCCGCCTGCAGCCTGCCGGGTTTCCTCTTCAGCTGGTACCGGCCCGACGGCCGCCTTTCGGCCGATGAAGTGGTCGCCGAACTCACCAAGCTCGCAAGCCGCGTGATCGGGCTTCGCGCCAAAGAACCGCATTGA
- a CDS encoding branched-chain amino acid ABC transporter substrate-binding protein, which produces MKSRRAPIALAVLLALAATAQAQQQTYKIAYIDPLSGPFANVGELMLTHTQYAIEEINAKGGVLGGTKLQLLQFDSKLSAQESQSALQAAIDQGAKAIVTGGSGSSVVAALVQSVTRWNQRNPGKELIVLNHSSIDPEMTGKTCSFWHFQTEANTAMKMKALANYIKKTPEVKKVYLLNQEYAHGKQWASYGRQLVGLARPDVQFVGETLHPIGRVKDFSPYVANIKQSGADSVITGNWGQDMTLLLKAAGDAGYNLRYFNHSAGSVPGTVLAVSQAKLGQLTWVAEWHPGQADTPRADALAKAYKAKTGKDFLAPRIDFTPRLLAAAISKAGSTDTVKVARALEDLSFDSVVGPVRMRGEDHQLLLPQVVNTIAPVDGKSVKVGWEGTNYGFRTDAVYTGNELAQGTDCKMVRP; this is translated from the coding sequence ATGAAATCCAGACGCGCCCCCATCGCCCTCGCGGTGCTGCTGGCCCTTGCGGCTACGGCACAGGCCCAGCAGCAGACCTACAAGATCGCGTACATCGACCCTCTCTCGGGCCCGTTCGCGAATGTGGGCGAGCTGATGCTCACGCACACGCAATACGCCATCGAAGAGATCAACGCCAAGGGCGGCGTGCTCGGCGGCACCAAGCTGCAGCTGCTTCAGTTCGACAGCAAGCTTTCGGCACAGGAGAGCCAGAGCGCACTGCAGGCGGCCATTGACCAAGGCGCCAAAGCCATCGTCACGGGCGGATCGGGCTCGTCGGTGGTGGCGGCGCTCGTGCAATCGGTGACGCGGTGGAACCAGCGCAATCCGGGCAAGGAGCTGATCGTGCTGAACCATTCGTCGATCGACCCCGAGATGACGGGCAAGACCTGCAGCTTCTGGCACTTTCAGACGGAGGCCAACACGGCGATGAAGATGAAGGCGCTGGCCAACTACATCAAGAAGACGCCCGAGGTGAAGAAGGTGTACCTGCTGAACCAGGAGTACGCGCACGGCAAGCAATGGGCAAGCTACGGGCGGCAGCTGGTGGGCCTTGCGCGGCCTGATGTGCAGTTCGTCGGCGAAACGTTGCATCCGATCGGCCGCGTGAAAGACTTTTCGCCTTACGTCGCAAACATCAAGCAGAGCGGTGCGGACTCGGTGATTACCGGCAACTGGGGGCAGGACATGACGTTGCTGCTCAAGGCCGCGGGAGACGCGGGCTACAACCTGCGCTATTTCAACCACAGCGCGGGCTCGGTGCCGGGAACTGTTCTGGCGGTGTCGCAAGCCAAGCTGGGGCAGCTGACCTGGGTTGCCGAATGGCATCCGGGCCAGGCCGATACGCCGCGCGCCGATGCACTCGCAAAGGCCTACAAGGCGAAAACGGGCAAGGACTTTCTCGCGCCGCGCATCGACTTCACGCCGCGTCTCCTGGCTGCGGCCATCAGCAAAGCCGGCAGCACGGACACGGTGAAGGTGGCACGTGCGCTCGAGGACCTGAGTTTCGATTCGGTGGTGGGGCCTGTGCGCATGCGCGGCGAGGACCACCAACTGCTGTTGCCGCAAGTGGTCAACACCATTGCGCCGGTGGATGGCAAGAGCGTGAAGGTGGGCTGGGAAGGTACCAATTACGGGTTCCGGACGGATGCTGTGTATACGGGGAACGAATTGGCTCAGGGGACTGACTGCAAGATGGTTCGTCCCTAG
- a CDS encoding bifunctional cytochrome P450/NADPH--P450 reductase, protein MAGKNSLHPIPHPAKKPFVGNLLSIGSDSPVLDMWRIAQELGGIYWLDMPGMPVIVVSSPALVDELCEEPRFDKSTRGALRRLRAASHGLFTSDTHEETWSKPHNILLANFSQRAMQAYHPMMLDIASQLVTKWERLNFDEEVDVVRDMTALTLDTIGLCGFGYRFNSFYREGFHPFVDAMVRTLETVQNRRGLPLEELMLKKELAQQRKDIRYMHKMVEDIIEERRASGADIATKSDLLSYMIAGVDKKSGEQLTDKMIRDECIEFLIAGHETTSGLLSFAIYFLLNNPEAMAKAQAEVDSVLGGDTSQKPTYAQVNRLTYVLQVLKESLRLYPTAPAISMRAKEDTKIGGQYTIKKNNMVIMHALALHRDKSIWGENADQFNPDNFSREAERERPVNAFKPFGNGQRACIGRQFALQEAVLTLGMILQRFNLVDHTGYKLKIKEALTIKPEDFKIKALLRDPASRPRGNGETAAAPNAPAKPVARKPQAARHGTSLLVLQGSNLGTAEDLARQLAEAGELRGFSTQVASLDDYAERLPANGAVAIVCASYNGVAPDNAAEFHRWLDKADDSLNGVRFSVFGCGNTDWAATYQAVPRRIDERLEALGATRVHPRGEGDAREDMDGAFQDWSDALWPELVKTFGIQAGADTPAEAEPLYTLEELPPPQKNALVDALGAVALRVVENRELQSPGSDAGSSRSTRHVELMLPEGVNYVPGDHLSVVPRNSPAQVERAMARFGFDRSAHVRLHAAAGRKAALPVDQVVAVDRLLGDYVELQDVATRKQIATLAAYTECPFTKPRLMALSGSDEASQAAYRAEVLHKRKSLLDLLEEHRACQVPFAVFLEMLSPLSPRYYSISSSPSMTPGRCSVTVGVVSAPALSGNGAFEGVCSNYLARAEAGDAVHGVIRETTAEGFRLPEDAQRPLIMIGPGTGLAPFRGFLQERAAQVERGEALGDAMLFFGCRHPEQDFIYAEELKAWSHRGLMKLHTAFSRSGERKVYVQDLIREQGAAVWKLLEAGAVIYVCGDGSRMEPDVRRTLADLAREHGHDSNAWMDKMIADQRYVLDVWAGA, encoded by the coding sequence ATGGCAGGCAAGAACTCGCTCCATCCGATCCCTCATCCGGCGAAGAAGCCATTCGTCGGCAACCTGCTGTCGATTGGCTCGGACTCTCCGGTGCTCGACATGTGGCGGATCGCGCAGGAGCTTGGCGGGATCTACTGGCTCGACATGCCGGGCATGCCGGTGATCGTGGTGTCGTCGCCCGCGCTGGTCGACGAGTTGTGCGAAGAGCCGCGCTTCGACAAGAGCACGCGCGGTGCGCTGCGCCGGTTGCGTGCAGCGTCGCATGGGCTGTTCACTTCCGATACGCACGAGGAAACCTGGTCCAAGCCGCACAACATCCTGTTGGCCAACTTCAGCCAGCGCGCAATGCAGGCCTACCACCCGATGATGCTGGACATTGCGAGCCAGCTGGTCACCAAGTGGGAGCGCCTGAACTTCGACGAAGAGGTGGACGTGGTGCGCGACATGACCGCGCTCACGCTCGACACCATCGGCTTGTGCGGCTTCGGCTATCGCTTCAATTCGTTCTACCGCGAAGGCTTTCATCCCTTCGTCGATGCGATGGTGCGCACGCTCGAAACGGTGCAGAACCGCCGCGGCCTGCCGCTCGAGGAACTCATGCTCAAGAAGGAGCTTGCGCAGCAGCGCAAGGACATCCGCTACATGCACAAGATGGTGGAAGACATCATCGAGGAGCGGCGAGCGAGCGGCGCCGACATTGCCACCAAGTCCGACCTTTTGAGCTACATGATCGCGGGCGTGGACAAGAAAAGCGGCGAGCAGCTCACCGACAAGATGATCCGCGACGAGTGCATCGAATTCCTCATTGCGGGTCACGAGACCACCAGCGGCCTGCTCTCCTTTGCCATCTACTTCCTGCTCAACAACCCCGAGGCCATGGCCAAGGCGCAAGCCGAGGTGGACAGTGTGCTGGGCGGCGACACCTCGCAGAAGCCCACCTATGCGCAGGTGAACCGGCTGACCTACGTGCTGCAGGTGCTGAAGGAGTCGCTGCGCCTGTACCCGACCGCGCCCGCGATCTCGATGCGCGCGAAGGAAGACACCAAGATCGGCGGCCAGTACACGATCAAGAAGAACAACATGGTCATCATGCATGCGCTCGCGCTGCATCGCGACAAAAGCATCTGGGGCGAAAACGCCGACCAGTTCAACCCCGACAACTTCAGCCGCGAAGCCGAGCGCGAGCGGCCGGTCAACGCCTTCAAGCCCTTCGGCAACGGGCAGCGCGCCTGCATCGGGCGCCAGTTCGCGCTGCAGGAGGCGGTGCTCACGCTGGGCATGATCCTGCAGCGCTTCAACCTGGTCGATCACACGGGCTACAAGCTCAAGATCAAGGAAGCGCTGACGATCAAGCCCGAAGACTTCAAGATCAAGGCGCTGCTGCGCGACCCGGCTTCGCGCCCGCGCGGCAACGGCGAAACCGCCGCCGCGCCGAATGCGCCCGCCAAGCCCGTGGCGCGCAAGCCACAGGCCGCGCGCCACGGCACCTCGCTGCTGGTGCTGCAGGGCTCCAACCTGGGCACGGCAGAAGACCTGGCACGCCAGCTGGCCGAGGCCGGCGAGCTGCGCGGCTTCTCCACGCAAGTTGCTTCGCTCGACGACTATGCCGAGCGGCTGCCGGCGAACGGCGCGGTGGCGATCGTCTGCGCCTCTTACAACGGCGTGGCGCCGGACAACGCGGCCGAATTCCATCGCTGGCTCGACAAGGCCGACGACTCGCTCAACGGCGTGCGCTTCAGCGTGTTCGGCTGCGGCAACACCGATTGGGCCGCCACCTACCAGGCGGTGCCGCGGCGCATCGACGAGCGGCTCGAGGCGCTCGGCGCCACGCGCGTGCACCCGCGCGGCGAAGGCGATGCGCGCGAGGACATGGACGGCGCGTTCCAGGACTGGAGCGACGCGCTCTGGCCCGAGCTGGTGAAAACCTTCGGCATCCAGGCGGGCGCCGACACGCCGGCGGAGGCCGAGCCGCTCTACACGCTCGAAGAACTGCCGCCGCCGCAGAAGAACGCGCTGGTCGATGCGCTCGGCGCCGTGGCGCTGCGTGTTGTGGAAAACCGTGAGCTGCAAAGCCCCGGCAGCGATGCGGGGAGCAGCCGCTCCACCCGCCACGTCGAACTGATGCTGCCCGAAGGCGTCAACTACGTGCCCGGCGATCACCTGAGCGTGGTGCCGCGCAACAGCCCCGCGCAGGTGGAGCGCGCGATGGCGCGCTTCGGATTCGACCGCTCCGCGCATGTGCGGCTGCATGCCGCTGCCGGCCGCAAGGCGGCCCTGCCGGTCGACCAGGTGGTCGCGGTCGACCGTCTGCTGGGCGACTACGTCGAACTGCAGGACGTTGCCACGCGAAAGCAGATTGCCACGCTCGCCGCCTACACCGAGTGCCCTTTCACCAAGCCCCGGCTCATGGCTCTCTCTGGCAGCGACGAGGCGTCGCAGGCCGCCTACAGGGCCGAGGTGCTGCACAAGCGAAAGTCGCTGCTCGACCTGCTCGAGGAGCACCGCGCCTGCCAGGTGCCGTTCGCGGTGTTTCTTGAAATGCTGTCGCCGCTCTCGCCGCGCTACTACTCGATCTCGTCGTCGCCCTCGATGACCCCGGGGCGGTGCAGCGTCACTGTGGGCGTGGTGAGCGCACCGGCGCTTTCGGGCAACGGCGCCTTCGAGGGCGTTTGCTCCAACTACCTGGCGCGCGCCGAAGCGGGCGACGCGGTGCACGGCGTGATTCGCGAAACAACCGCCGAAGGCTTTCGCCTGCCCGAGGATGCGCAGCGCCCGCTCATCATGATCGGCCCCGGCACCGGCCTTGCGCCGTTTCGCGGATTTCTGCAGGAACGTGCGGCACAGGTCGAGCGGGGCGAGGCACTGGGCGATGCAATGCTGTTCTTCGGCTGCCGGCACCCGGAGCAGGATTTCATCTATGCAGAAGAACTCAAGGCCTGGTCGCACCGCGGTTTGATGAAGCTGCACACGGCCTTCTCGCGCTCGGGCGAACGCAAGGTGTATGTGCAGGACCTCATCCGCGAGCAGGGCGCGGCCGTCTGGAAGCTGCTGGAAGCAGGGGCAGTGATCTATGTGTGCGGCGACGGCTCGCGCATGGAGCCCGACGTGCGGCGCACGCTTGCCGACCTGGCCCGCGAGCACGGGCACGACAGCAATGCCTGGATGGACAAGATGATTGCCGACCAGCGCTACGTACTGGACGTGTGGGCGGGGGCCTAG
- a CDS encoding esterase/lipase family protein, protein MTTATRNHIAPPSGLLMLAEARALWETGAGVAMWPLLQLTPRGDGHPVIVLPGLVAGDGSTLLLRRYLRSRGYDAHGWGLGRNFGPRDGVEDGMLALLKSLHEKSGQKVSVIGWSLGGIYARLLASAQPDLVRNVITLGSPFSGSPRATNAWRVYEGVSGQSSHDPRRMKFVQPTPPVPTTSIFSRTDGVVAWRCSLEKPGPKAENIEVVASHLGLGGHPAVLYAVADRLAQPEGKWKPFNRGLLGPLVYPDPDREA, encoded by the coding sequence ATGACCACCGCCACCCGAAACCACATTGCGCCACCGTCAGGCCTGCTGATGCTGGCCGAAGCACGCGCACTCTGGGAAACAGGTGCCGGCGTCGCAATGTGGCCGCTGCTGCAGCTCACGCCGCGTGGCGACGGGCATCCAGTGATCGTATTGCCAGGTCTGGTGGCGGGCGACGGCTCCACGCTGCTGCTGCGCCGCTACCTGCGCAGCCGCGGTTACGACGCACACGGCTGGGGCCTGGGCCGCAACTTCGGCCCGCGCGACGGCGTGGAAGACGGGATGCTGGCGCTCCTCAAGTCGCTGCACGAGAAGAGCGGCCAGAAGGTCAGCGTGATCGGCTGGAGCCTTGGTGGCATCTATGCGCGGCTTCTCGCGTCCGCGCAGCCCGACCTGGTGCGCAACGTCATCACCCTGGGCAGCCCGTTTTCCGGCAGCCCGCGCGCCACCAACGCATGGCGCGTGTACGAAGGCGTGAGCGGCCAGAGCTCGCATGACCCGCGCCGCATGAAGTTCGTGCAGCCCACGCCGCCCGTGCCCACCACGTCGATCTTCAGCCGCACCGACGGTGTCGTCGCATGGCGCTGCAGCCTCGAAAAGCCCGGGCCCAAGGCCGAGAACATCGAAGTGGTGGCAAGCCACCTGGGGCTGGGCGGCCATCCCGCCGTGCTCTACGCGGTGGCCGACCGCCTTGCGCAGCCAGAGGGCAAGTGGAAGCCCTTCAACCGCGGCCTACTCGGGCCGCTGGTCTATCCCGATCCAGACCGCGAAGCCTGA
- a CDS encoding TetR/AcrR family transcriptional regulator, whose amino-acid sequence MASSNTTRDRILQASLALFNAEGLAAVSTHKIAAELGMSPGNLHYHFKAKQLIVEWLFRRFEQRLAVLDGSSGSIAAIDDLWLALHLRFEAIDEYRFIYRDMAFLAGEYPALGQRAQALTAQNLLAAQALCEGLVASGVIQTSAEQARILALQMVFTTTCWLSFERLVPGRDALAQADPGLAAFYTLTLISPYVSSESRAYLDYLRGKYLG is encoded by the coding sequence GTGGCCAGTTCCAACACCACGCGCGATCGCATCCTGCAGGCCAGCCTTGCGCTGTTCAATGCGGAAGGCCTCGCGGCGGTGTCCACCCACAAGATTGCGGCCGAGCTCGGCATGAGCCCGGGCAACCTGCACTACCACTTCAAGGCCAAGCAGCTAATCGTCGAGTGGCTGTTCCGGCGCTTCGAGCAGCGGCTCGCGGTGCTCGATGGATCTTCGGGTTCGATTGCCGCCATCGACGACCTCTGGCTCGCGCTGCACCTGCGCTTCGAGGCCATCGACGAATACCGCTTCATTTATCGCGACATGGCTTTCCTGGCCGGCGAATACCCTGCACTCGGCCAGCGCGCGCAGGCGCTCACCGCGCAGAACCTGCTCGCGGCCCAGGCGCTATGCGAAGGGCTGGTGGCCTCGGGCGTCATCCAGACCAGCGCGGAGCAGGCGCGCATCCTGGCGTTGCAGATGGTTTTCACCACCACCTGCTGGCTCTCGTTCGAGCGGCTGGTGCCGGGGCGCGATGCACTCGCACAGGCCGACCCGGGATTGGCGGCTTTCTATACGCTCACCTTGATTTCCCCGTATGTTTCCAGCGAATCGAGGGCTTACCTTGATTACTTGCGGGGCAAATACCTCGGATAA
- a CDS encoding phasin family protein, with translation MATRPRSTDPTDDLKKKRAAPAKKASAAKKVPAARKTAAAAKKKPAAVTPKARPAEKTGGAEGLLRAGLKALGNVRDDVAKRQANVIEGLLGIGQGKFDATAGAAKAPLTRGFPSLDSFGLRKFEDVFDQRVATALERLGMPSAQEVQALRAEVARLRERLAELEPKNASPRGSGKR, from the coding sequence ATGGCGACCCGACCCCGTTCGACCGATCCGACTGACGATCTGAAGAAGAAGAGGGCGGCGCCTGCGAAGAAAGCCTCCGCGGCCAAGAAGGTGCCCGCAGCCAGGAAAACGGCTGCGGCAGCCAAGAAAAAACCCGCTGCTGTCACACCCAAGGCGCGGCCGGCCGAAAAGACCGGCGGCGCCGAGGGCCTGCTTCGCGCGGGCCTCAAGGCGCTCGGCAACGTGCGCGACGACGTTGCCAAGCGCCAGGCCAATGTGATCGAAGGCTTGCTCGGCATTGGCCAAGGCAAGTTCGACGCAACCGCTGGCGCCGCCAAGGCCCCGCTCACGCGCGGCTTTCCGAGCCTCGACAGTTTCGGCCTGCGCAAATTCGAAGACGTCTTCGACCAGCGCGTGGCCACCGCCCTGGAGCGGCTGGGCATGCCCAGCGCGCAAGAGGTGCAGGCACTGCGCGCAGAAGTGGCCCGGCTGCGCGAACGCCTGGCCGAGCTCGAACCAAAGAACGCCAGCCCGCGCGGCAGCGGCAAGCGCTGA
- a CDS encoding WS/DGAT/MGAT family O-acyltransferase, with translation MKHLSGLDATFLHLETPEMPMHVGSLNVLDLPQGYQGDFYEDAKQFMASRIHLADVFTRKLALMPFDMTNPVWVEDDDIDLDYHVRHITLPKPGTNRQLQQYVARLHSTLIDRSRPMWEFFIIDGLKSGQVALYTKVHHAGIDGQAGVALGKAIFDLEATGRVVKPPRARPRSSGYQLGMAELATAALRNTAQQYVKLFKMAPAIARALGGLAKPDEKAAEKDAATAPKKFNLFAPRTSLNVSITNQRTFAGRTISLAETKYIAKHFGVSLNDVVMATVAGALRHYLADNNELPAKPLVAGVPVSLREAGDDTANNQASMILVSLATDITDPVQRLKAINASSNASKSTMNRFKAMILDDFPTFAAPWLVSGIASMVGRSGLVNLLPPAANVAISNVAGAPFPMYFAGALVTSYYPVSIASHGTALNVTVQSYNGRMDYGLIACRRAVPDITEIGDYMLAEHKLLMDLTQTHPAAAGAVPAKAAAAPEPTPVVKAAAKPAAKAAPKAVPKPAAKKVAVKKPAAVKTTAAKAPAKKAPAKAAPRKPAAPAKRARVAAAA, from the coding sequence ATGAAACACCTGAGCGGTCTTGATGCCACCTTCCTGCATCTGGAAACCCCCGAGATGCCGATGCACGTGGGCTCGCTCAACGTGCTCGACCTGCCCCAGGGCTACCAGGGCGACTTCTACGAAGACGCCAAGCAGTTCATGGCCAGCCGAATCCACCTGGCCGACGTGTTCACGCGCAAGCTCGCGCTCATGCCCTTCGACATGACCAACCCGGTGTGGGTGGAAGACGACGACATCGACCTCGACTACCACGTGCGCCACATCACGCTGCCCAAGCCCGGCACCAACCGGCAGTTGCAGCAATACGTGGCACGGCTGCACTCCACGCTCATCGACCGGAGCCGCCCGATGTGGGAGTTCTTCATCATCGACGGGCTCAAGAGCGGCCAGGTGGCGCTGTACACCAAGGTGCACCATGCGGGCATCGATGGGCAGGCCGGCGTGGCGCTCGGCAAGGCCATCTTCGACCTGGAGGCCACGGGGCGCGTGGTGAAGCCGCCGCGCGCACGCCCGCGCAGCAGCGGCTACCAGCTTGGCATGGCCGAGCTCGCGACGGCGGCGCTGCGCAACACGGCGCAGCAGTACGTCAAGCTCTTCAAGATGGCACCGGCCATTGCAAGGGCGCTCGGCGGCCTGGCCAAGCCCGACGAAAAGGCAGCCGAGAAAGACGCTGCCACCGCGCCGAAGAAGTTCAACCTCTTTGCGCCGCGCACATCGCTGAACGTGTCGATCACCAATCAGCGCACGTTTGCAGGCCGCACCATCTCACTGGCCGAGACCAAGTACATCGCCAAGCACTTTGGCGTGTCGCTCAACGACGTGGTCATGGCCACTGTGGCCGGCGCGCTGCGCCACTACCTGGCCGACAACAACGAACTGCCCGCCAAGCCGCTGGTGGCCGGCGTGCCCGTGAGCCTGCGCGAGGCAGGCGACGACACGGCCAACAACCAGGCCAGCATGATCCTGGTGAGCCTGGCCACCGACATCACGGACCCTGTGCAGCGGCTGAAGGCCATCAACGCGTCGTCGAACGCGTCGAAGTCGACGATGAACCGCTTCAAGGCCATGATCCTGGACGACTTTCCGACCTTCGCGGCGCCCTGGCTGGTGTCGGGCATCGCCTCGATGGTCGGCCGCTCGGGGCTTGTGAACCTGCTGCCGCCGGCGGCCAACGTGGCCATTTCGAACGTGGCGGGCGCGCCGTTCCCGATGTACTTTGCGGGCGCACTGGTCACCAGCTACTACCCGGTGTCCATCGCGAGCCACGGCACGGCTTTGAACGTGACGGTGCAGAGCTACAACGGCCGCATGGACTACGGCCTCATCGCCTGCCGACGGGCGGTGCCCGACATCACCGAGATCGGCGACTACATGCTGGCCGAGCACAAGCTGCTGATGGACCTGACGCAGACGCATCCGGCGGCTGCGGGTGCGGTGCCTGCGAAGGCTGCGGCTGCCCCTGAGCCGACGCCCGTCGTGAAGGCTGCGGCCAAGCCCGCTGCAAAGGCTGCCCCGAAGGCCGTGCCGAAGCCGGCGGCAAAAAAGGTGGCAGTGAAGAAGCCGGCGGCGGTAAAGACCACGGCTGCCAAGGCCCCTGCCAAGAAGGCGCCAGCCAAGGCCGCGCCCCGCAAGCCCGCCGCACCGGCCAAGCGCGCCAGGGTGGCTGCTGCGGCATGA